A genomic stretch from Budorcas taxicolor isolate Tak-1 chromosome 15, Takin1.1, whole genome shotgun sequence includes:
- the LOC128059833 gene encoding olfactory receptor 2D2 — translation MRQTNQTQVTEFFLLGLSDDQHTQQLLFTLFLGVYLVTVLGNLLLMFLIQVDSQLHTPMYFFLCNLSLADLCFSTNIVPQALVHLLSRQKVISFTRCAAQLLLFLIFGCTQCALLAVMSYDRYVAVCNPLHYPSTMTWRVCIQLAVGSWTSGILVSVVDTTFTLRLPYQGSNNIAHFFCEAPAVLILASTDTYTSEMAIFLMGVVILLIPVSLILASYGRIIVTVVRMRSAEGKLKAFSTCGSHLVVVILFYGSAIVTYMTPKSYKEQEKLVSVFYAMVTPMLNPLIYSLRNKDVKGALRKVTTKNFACRFGVFQTPRTSWLSTSKTG, via the coding sequence ATGAGACAGACAAATCAGACGCAGGTGACAGAATTCTTCCTTCTGGGACTCTCTGATGACCAACACACCCAACAGCTGCTTTTCACCTTATTCCTGGGTGTCTACCTGGTCACTGTGCTTGGAAATCTGCTTCTCATGTTCCTTATTCAGGTTGACTCTCAGCTTCACACacccatgtatttttttctctgcaatTTATCTCTGGCTGACCTCTGTTTCTCTACCAACATTGTTCCTCAAGCCCTAGTCCACCTGCTATCCAGACAGAAAGTGATTTCATTCACACGTTGTGCAGCTCAGCTTCTACTCTTCCTCATTTTTGGGTGTACACAATGTGCCCTTTTGGCCGTGATGTCCTATGATCGATATGTGGCTGTCTGCAACCCTCTGCATTACCCTAGCACCATGACTTGGAGGGTGTGCATCCAGCTGGCTGTAGGGTCATGGACCAGTGGCATTCTGGTGTCTGTGGTGGACACCACCTTCACACTAAGGCTGCCCTACCAAGGCAGCAATAATATTGCTCATTTCTTTTGTGAAGCCCCTGCAGTGTTGATCTTGGCATCCACAGACACCTACACTTCAGAGATGGCCATTTTCCTCATGGGGGTTGTGATTCTCCTCATACCGGTTTCTCTAATCCTGGCGTCTTATGGCCGCATCATAGTGACTGTGGTCAGGATGAGGTCAGCTGAGGGCAAGCTCAAGGCATTCTCAACCTGTGGCTCCCATCTTGTGGTGGTCATCCTTTTTTATGGGTCAGCAATTGTCACCTACATGACACCAAAGTCTTACAAAGAACAGGAAAAGCTGGTATCTGTGTTCTATGCAATGGTGACTCCCATGCTTAATCCGCtcatctacagcctgaggaacaaGGATGTGAAGGGGGCTCTGAGGAAAGTAACCACAAAGAATTTCGCATGCAGGTTTGGAGTTTTCCAGACACCAAGAACCTCCTGGTTGTCTACTTCTAAGACTGGCTGA
- the LOC128060386 gene encoding olfactory receptor 10A4: protein MMRGNGTVVREFVLVSFSSLSSQLQTLLFLLFLTIYLVTLMGNVLIILVTTADSALQSPMYFFLRNLSFLEIGFNLVIVPKMLGTLIIQDTTISFLGCATQMYFFFFFGAAECCLLATMAYDRYVAICDPLRYPIMMGRRACGQLAAASWFSGFPVATVQTTWIFSFPFCGPNRVNHFFCDSPPVIALVCADTSLFELEALTATVLFILFPFLLILGSYVRILSAIFRMPSAEGKRKAFSTCSSHLLVVSLFYSTAILTYFRPRSSNSPESKKLLSLSYTVVTPMLNPIIYSLRNSEVKAALRRAIRRTLGFQKL from the coding sequence ATGATGCGGGGAAACGGGACAGTCGTCAGGGAGTTTGTTCTTGTGAGCTTCTCATCCCTGTCCTCTCAGCTACAAACTCTgttgtttctcctttttttgaCCATTTACCTTGTTACCCTGATGGGAAACGTCCTCATAATCCTGGTTACTACAGCTGACTCTGCCCTCCAAAGTCCTATGTACTTCTTCCTCAGGAACTTGTCTTTCCTGGAGATAGGTTTCAACTTGGTTATTGTGCCCAAGATGCTGGGGACCCTGATTATTCAGGACACAACCATCTCCTTCCTCGGCTGTGCTACCCAGAtgtacttcttcttcttcttcggAGCTGCCGAGTGCTGCCTCCTGGCCACCATGGCgtatgaccgctatgtggccatctgtgaCCCTTTGCGCTACCCAATCATGATGGGTCGCAGGGCCTGTGGCCAGCTGGCAGCTGCCTCCTGGTTCTCAGGATTCCCAGTGGCTACTGTGCAAACCACATGGATTTTCAGCTTCCCTTTTTGTGGCCCCAACAGGGTGaaccacttcttctgtgacaGCCCCCCTGTCATCGCACTGGTCTGTGCTGACACCTCTCTGTTTGAACTGGAAGCTCTAACAGCTACTGTCCTGTTCATCCTCTTCCCTTTCTTGCTGATCCTGGGCTCCTATGTCCGCATCCTCTCCGCTATCTTCAGGATGCCCTCAGCCGAGGGGAAGCGcaaggccttctccacctgctcctcccaccttctgGTTGTCTCCCTCTTCTACAGCACTGCCATCCTCACATACTTTCGACCCCGGTCCAGCAACTCTCCTGAGAGCAAGAAGCTGCTGTCGCTCTCCTACACGGTGGTGACTCCCATGTTGAACCCCATCATCTACAGCTTGAGGAACAGTGAAGTAAAGGCTGCACTAAGGCGGGCCATCCGCAGGACCTTGGGCTTTCAGAAACTATGA